A stretch of the Salmo salar chromosome ssa20, Ssal_v3.1, whole genome shotgun sequence genome encodes the following:
- the LOC106580880 gene encoding B-cell CLL/lymphoma 7 protein family member B-B isoform X2 gives MSGRSGRAETRSRAKDDIKKVLAAIEKVRKWEKKWVTVGDTSLRIFKWVPVTDTKQIYRSKSITGEVRGLKDVVLENTSSTLDFQDECSNQSFLSDIYQPKMDSSSSSSQHASEAVSPLPHTTTLRTTEDAQPPMLGQESVDEPSQPAHEVADEPPTLIKEDLVLPLGVRVKDPCTEEEEGSGAPPLKKVCTEKKAVLR, from the exons ATGTCCGGACGGTCAGGTCGCGCGGAGACACGAAGTCGTGCTAAAGATGATATTAAAAAGGTGCTGGCAGCAATTGAAAAAGTGCGTAAATG GGAGAAGAAGTGGGTAACAGTGGGAGACACATCCCTACGAATATTCAAGTGGGTGCCTGTGACAGACACTAAACAG atATACCGGAGCAAATCCATAACTGGAGAGGTTCGAGGTCTAAAAGATGTGGTGTTGGAAAACACCAGCTCTACCTTGGATTTCCAAG ATGAATGCAGCAACCAGAGTTTCCTGTCTGATATCTACCAGCCCAAAATGGACAGCAGCAGCTCCAGCTCCCAGCATGCCAGTGAGGCAGTCAGTCCTCTTCCCCACACCACAACCCTCCGCACGACCGAAGACGCTCAACCACCCATGCTGGGCCAGGAGAGTGTGGACG AACCGTCCCAGCCAGCACATGAAGTTGCTGATGAGCCTCCAACATTGATCAAAGAGGACCTGGTTTTGCCCCTTGGTGTCCGAGTAAAAGATCCATGCACAGAG gaagaagagggatcaggaGCCCCTCCACTGAAGAAAGTTTGCACTGAAAAAAAGGCTGTACTGAGATAA
- the LOC106580880 gene encoding B-cell CLL/lymphoma 7 protein family member B-B isoform X1: MLSFRVHSTLPGLTCSVNGGGSQTQHPTVKKRNRTLQKSTVYTRERVREKKWVTVGDTSLRIFKWVPVTDTKQIYRSKSITGEVRGLKDVVLENTSSTLDFQDECSNQSFLSDIYQPKMDSSSSSSQHASEAVSPLPHTTTLRTTEDAQPPMLGQESVDEPSQPAHEVADEPPTLIKEDLVLPLGVRVKDPCTEEEEGSGAPPLKKVCTEKKAVLR; encoded by the exons ATGCTCTCCTTCCGTGTCCATTCTACTCTCCCCGGTCTTACGTGCTCAGTTAACGGTGGGGGCTCCCAAACACAGCATCCGACTGTCAAGAAGCGGAACCGAACTCTCCAGAAAAGTACAGTCTACACACGGGAACGTGTACG GGAGAAGAAGTGGGTAACAGTGGGAGACACATCCCTACGAATATTCAAGTGGGTGCCTGTGACAGACACTAAACAG atATACCGGAGCAAATCCATAACTGGAGAGGTTCGAGGTCTAAAAGATGTGGTGTTGGAAAACACCAGCTCTACCTTGGATTTCCAAG ATGAATGCAGCAACCAGAGTTTCCTGTCTGATATCTACCAGCCCAAAATGGACAGCAGCAGCTCCAGCTCCCAGCATGCCAGTGAGGCAGTCAGTCCTCTTCCCCACACCACAACCCTCCGCACGACCGAAGACGCTCAACCACCCATGCTGGGCCAGGAGAGTGTGGACG AACCGTCCCAGCCAGCACATGAAGTTGCTGATGAGCCTCCAACATTGATCAAAGAGGACCTGGTTTTGCCCCTTGGTGTCCGAGTAAAAGATCCATGCACAGAG gaagaagagggatcaggaGCCCCTCCACTGAAGAAAGTTTGCACTGAAAAAAAGGCTGTACTGAGATAA